Proteins from a genomic interval of Gordonia sp. SL306:
- a CDS encoding enoyl-CoA hydratase/isomerase family protein, whose translation MSYERFRISHVGDGVALITMCRPHKLNAMDQQWFAELTALTAELGDSSDVRAVVLTGEGRAFSAGGDIDMFAGLNGDVSRVRPHLRRVYEAFHSVETCVVPVIGAVNGIAFGGGTELALACDVVVAGESATFSFKEATVGLMPGYGVIRAPQVIGRHWTRYLSLTGRTVGPDVMERAGLVIETFSDDELVAQALEMAREMAAHSPLGVRVSKAFLNRDTGSGFAESVEATALLFGTDEHRAAVAAFRSRR comes from the coding sequence ATGAGCTACGAACGGTTCCGGATCTCCCACGTCGGCGACGGCGTCGCACTGATCACAATGTGCCGCCCACACAAGCTCAACGCGATGGACCAACAGTGGTTCGCCGAGCTCACGGCACTCACCGCCGAGCTCGGCGACTCGTCCGACGTGCGCGCCGTCGTCCTGACCGGCGAGGGCCGCGCGTTTTCGGCGGGCGGCGACATCGACATGTTCGCCGGGTTGAACGGCGACGTCTCCCGCGTGCGCCCGCACCTTCGGCGCGTCTACGAGGCGTTCCACAGCGTGGAGACCTGCGTGGTTCCGGTGATCGGCGCGGTGAACGGCATCGCGTTCGGCGGCGGTACCGAACTGGCGCTCGCCTGCGACGTCGTCGTGGCCGGCGAATCGGCCACCTTCTCCTTCAAGGAGGCGACGGTCGGCTTGATGCCCGGCTACGGAGTCATTCGGGCCCCGCAGGTGATCGGGCGGCACTGGACTCGGTACCTCTCGCTCACCGGCCGCACCGTTGGGCCGGACGTGATGGAGCGCGCCGGTCTGGTGATCGAGACCTTTTCCGACGACGAACTCGTCGCGCAGGCTCTCGAGATGGCGCGAGAGATGGCCGCACACTCGCCGCTCGGTGTCCGCGTCTCGAAGGCATTCCTCAACCGCGACACAGGGTCTGGATTCGCCGAGTCCGTGGAGGCGACCGCGCTGCTGTTCGGCACCGACGAACATCGGGCCGCGGTCGCCGCGTTTCGATCGCGTCGCTGA